One bacterium BMS3Abin14 DNA segment encodes these proteins:
- the priA gene encoding primosomal protein N', whose product MKARFVRVAVPRPVDDTFYYRIPDHLEDCIQPGAVVLAPFGKRTITCVVVDLADSSPVKARSLLALTGAPSLDPGLLELARWTAGYYHSPLGLILRMFLPPQERNRGAKFRLTTVGKEVRERHEEGPFDRLLELLSRGPRTSTYLDDRTDTGKIDEAIEIGLIETVLPSATGPPGGVPALRRIRVEQKVLELTPHQSKALKGILESIDEAGFSVTLLHGITGSGKTEVYLRAARKLLDSGRGVLLLVPEIALTPLLTARLDTMAPGKVAVFHSGVPDGERRNAWEALASGRARLAVGVRSGVFAPVPDLGLIIVDEEHDSSYRQEEAPSYNARDVAVKRGQLEGIPVILGSATPSLESYRNAETGRYRLAVLPDRATASENPGIELVNMADPKLDRSAHPFLSAKLLSELQDTVKRGEQSIIFLNRRGFAPFLLCPECNFTLACPNCSVTLTYHRSRGMLCHYCGHVQAPLSICPSCGGKRVAPVGTGTQRIEEVLQSILPDAVVERLDRDKMEKRGTLEDIFRRMDSGEIQVLVGTQILAKGHDFPGVTLVGILNAEQALDFPDFRAAERTFQLITQVSGRSGRGGTRGRVIVQSYSPKHYAVVAALDQDYSVFYRTEIAIRKEFGYPPFKRMGRIILDGISEKKVAAAIGELVSSIPQADGIRILGPSPAPLPKIQNRHRWHFLLLADSHRHLSAALKKTGAFRFPGIRIHVRVDPYNMM is encoded by the coding sequence ATGAAAGCCCGGTTTGTCCGGGTTGCCGTCCCACGTCCTGTTGATGATACCTTCTACTATCGAATCCCGGACCACCTTGAGGATTGCATTCAGCCCGGCGCGGTGGTGCTGGCGCCTTTCGGGAAAAGGACTATCACCTGCGTTGTGGTGGACCTGGCGGACAGCTCCCCTGTAAAGGCCCGCAGCCTGCTGGCCCTGACCGGCGCCCCCTCCCTGGATCCGGGACTTCTTGAACTGGCACGGTGGACGGCGGGGTACTATCATTCTCCGTTGGGCCTTATCCTCAGGATGTTTCTACCGCCCCAAGAGCGCAATCGTGGCGCAAAATTCCGCCTCACTACCGTGGGAAAAGAGGTCCGTGAACGCCATGAAGAAGGCCCTTTTGATCGGCTCCTGGAGCTGCTTTCCAGGGGGCCAAGGACATCTACCTACCTGGATGACAGGACCGACACCGGAAAGATCGATGAGGCCATTGAAATCGGTCTCATTGAGACAGTCCTGCCTTCCGCAACAGGGCCGCCCGGAGGTGTGCCGGCGCTCAGACGCATCCGTGTCGAACAGAAGGTCCTGGAACTGACCCCCCATCAGTCTAAGGCCCTGAAGGGCATCCTGGAATCCATCGACGAGGCCGGATTCAGCGTCACCCTCCTGCATGGCATCACCGGGTCCGGAAAAACAGAGGTCTATCTCAGGGCCGCCCGAAAGCTGCTCGATAGTGGGCGGGGGGTCCTCCTGCTTGTGCCGGAGATCGCCCTGACCCCTCTTCTCACCGCCCGCCTGGACACCATGGCCCCGGGCAAGGTTGCCGTTTTTCACAGCGGCGTTCCGGATGGGGAAAGAAGAAATGCGTGGGAGGCGCTGGCTTCCGGCCGAGCCAGGCTGGCCGTTGGCGTGCGCTCGGGTGTTTTCGCCCCAGTCCCCGACCTGGGCCTCATCATTGTGGACGAGGAGCACGATTCATCCTATCGTCAGGAAGAAGCCCCGAGCTACAATGCAAGAGATGTGGCCGTCAAAAGGGGCCAGCTGGAGGGCATTCCGGTTATCCTTGGTTCCGCAACTCCGTCGCTCGAATCGTACCGAAACGCCGAAACCGGACGATACCGCCTCGCTGTTCTCCCCGATAGAGCCACTGCTTCTGAAAATCCCGGCATCGAGTTGGTCAACATGGCGGACCCCAAGTTGGACCGTTCGGCTCATCCCTTTCTTTCGGCAAAACTGCTCTCAGAGCTTCAGGACACGGTGAAGCGTGGGGAGCAGTCGATCATCTTCCTGAATCGTCGCGGCTTTGCGCCATTCCTCCTTTGTCCTGAGTGCAACTTTACCCTGGCCTGCCCCAACTGCAGCGTTACCCTCACCTACCATCGCTCCAGGGGAATGCTATGCCACTATTGCGGTCACGTTCAGGCCCCTCTGTCTATCTGCCCATCGTGCGGAGGAAAGCGGGTTGCCCCCGTAGGGACCGGAACACAGCGGATAGAGGAGGTCCTCCAGTCTATTTTACCGGATGCCGTAGTCGAACGGCTGGACAGGGATAAAATGGAAAAACGGGGCACCCTGGAGGATATTTTCAGGCGCATGGACAGTGGTGAGATCCAGGTCCTGGTGGGGACACAGATCCTGGCAAAGGGCCACGATTTTCCCGGGGTAACGCTTGTGGGCATCCTCAACGCCGAACAGGCTCTGGATTTTCCGGATTTCAGGGCAGCGGAAAGGACCTTCCAGCTCATCACCCAGGTTTCAGGACGATCCGGAAGGGGCGGCACAAGGGGCAGGGTCATCGTGCAGTCCTACTCCCCGAAACATTACGCCGTTGTAGCGGCCCTGGACCAGGACTATAGCGTCTTTTACAGGACCGAGATTGCCATAAGGAAGGAGTTCGGCTATCCGCCATTTAAGCGGATGGGTCGGATTATTCTGGACGGGATCTCTGAAAAGAAGGTGGCGGCGGCCATTGGTGAACTCGTCTCCAGCATTCCGCAGGCGGACGGTATACGCATCCTTGGTCCGTCTCCAGCCCCCCTTCCCAAGATCCAAAACCGGCATCGATGGCATTTTCTTCTTCTCGCCGACAGCCACCGGCACCTCTCCGCTGCCCTGAAAAAAACAGGGGCCTTTCGCTTTCCGGGGATAAGAATCCATGTGAGGGTGGACCCCTACAATATGATGTAG
- the def gene encoding peptide deformylase has protein sequence MAILPIRTFPDPVLRNICSKAEPATDFIRKLAGDLLETMYNAPGIGLAAPQVGECVRMVVLDITGSTGDEVPYFLLNPEIVHSEGSISFEEGCLSFPELSVEIDRANTVRVIFQDLEGTPVTLEADGLLAVAIQHELDHLEGRVIMDYASPVRRDLYRRKVRKILAQEA, from the coding sequence ATGGCGATATTGCCCATCAGGACGTTTCCGGACCCTGTCCTCCGGAATATCTGTTCAAAGGCCGAACCGGCGACAGATTTTATCCGGAAACTCGCCGGCGACCTGCTCGAAACCATGTACAACGCTCCCGGTATCGGGCTGGCCGCTCCACAGGTTGGCGAATGCGTACGGATGGTGGTTCTGGACATCACCGGCTCAACCGGCGATGAGGTCCCCTATTTCCTTCTCAACCCTGAAATTGTCCATTCCGAGGGCTCCATCTCCTTTGAGGAAGGCTGTCTCAGCTTCCCTGAGCTTTCTGTGGAGATCGACAGGGCCAATACAGTGCGGGTCATCTTTCAGGATCTGGAGGGAACGCCCGTGACCCTGGAGGCCGATGGGCTTCTCGCTGTGGCTATCCAGCATGAGCTTGACCACCTCGAGGGACGCGTTATCATGGATTACGCATCGCCTGTCAGGCGTGATCTTTACCGGAGAAAGGTCCGGAAGATTCTGGCCCAGGAGGCCTGA
- the fmt gene encoding methionyl-tRNA formyltransferase, whose product MRLLFMGSPGLAVPALEATFASGDLVGVVTQPPRKKGRGLKVVSSPVALRALQLGFEPVTPSSVRDKNFQAFLLDLHPDLVVVMAYGKILPPEVLAIPRLGCINIHTSLLPELRGAAPIQWAIARGYTATGVTLMQMDEGMDTGPILLQKNVEIGPNETSEQLGKRLACLAAETLLEGIPALAGGELRPEPQDDSRATYAPMLTRKDGRINWSMDSRTIAARMRGFFPWPGAFTTRAGRRLRVTAAVPMAGKGSPPGTIMRTGEDGIEIACGTGSLMVSRLCPEGKREMGATEFISGYRPMPGERLGG is encoded by the coding sequence ATGCGCCTTCTGTTCATGGGCAGCCCCGGGCTTGCCGTCCCTGCGCTGGAGGCGACCTTCGCTTCCGGAGACCTTGTGGGCGTTGTAACCCAGCCCCCTCGAAAAAAAGGGCGGGGATTAAAAGTAGTATCTTCTCCCGTGGCCTTGAGGGCGCTGCAGTTGGGTTTTGAACCTGTGACCCCCTCAAGCGTCAGGGATAAAAATTTTCAGGCATTCCTCCTCGATCTTCATCCGGACCTTGTTGTGGTCATGGCCTACGGGAAAATACTTCCCCCCGAGGTCCTTGCAATCCCCCGCCTGGGATGTATCAACATACACACCTCCCTTCTTCCCGAACTCCGGGGAGCCGCGCCCATCCAATGGGCCATTGCCAGGGGATATACTGCCACCGGAGTCACTCTCATGCAGATGGACGAGGGGATGGATACCGGACCGATCCTCCTGCAGAAGAATGTGGAGATAGGACCGAATGAGACATCCGAACAGCTGGGGAAACGCCTTGCCTGCCTGGCCGCGGAAACCCTGCTCGAAGGAATCCCCGCCCTGGCAGGGGGTGAACTGCGCCCTGAGCCGCAGGATGACAGCCGCGCCACCTACGCACCAATGTTGACCAGGAAGGACGGGAGGATCAATTGGTCCATGGATTCAAGGACGATCGCCGCCCGTATGCGGGGCTTTTTCCCGTGGCCCGGAGCCTTTACCACCAGGGCCGGCAGGAGGCTTCGTGTCACCGCGGCTGTCCCCATGGCCGGTAAGGGATCCCCACCCGGGACGATCATGCGCACCGGGGAGGACGGAATCGAAATCGCCTGCGGTACTGGGTCGCTGATGGTCTCCCGGCTGTGTCCCGAGGGCAAACGGGAAATGGGCGCGACCGAATTCATTTCCGGATACCGCCCAATGCCCGGAGAGAGGCTGGGCGGGTGA